In one window of Bifidobacterium crudilactis DNA:
- a CDS encoding YhgE/Pip domain-containing protein: MAASQAADATTAKTRRKSASRQAIDILVIATLIVLAILPLIYAGLLTDANIDPFGKLNNVDAAIVNLDEGKTVTANGTSTTTNLGRQVTESFTDKGSSTTNFNWHVTSDDDARDGLKHGRYEVTMVIPKDFTADALSSATSTPDKADAVKQGNIAITTDDSVNYLSGTIAKSVGSALERSLSGKVSSAYLDKVYMTISGMHDSLTTASDGATALAQGTQKSAQGANTLSSGLNTMSEKTAALPSATKKLADGAAAVNTGVGTLANGSQTLANGTQTLANAVSAMPTATQGLANGISSVANAVHPLSSGAGSLSDATSKLADGASKSADGANTLVSGAESLHDATGKLASGTSSALDGASALASGATKLSSSALQLQQLQAAETQKIQELLNSYSGMDDVQRLEALQTISGMSQQLTTGTAALSGTSDQSGLRMLASSSAQLVGSPATSTTQASGLHALNDGATSVDAGAQQLSAGSNALSQGLKTLSSGAQQSDAGAKKLSAGLSSLDENMPKLVQGGTQLNAASTSLVTATSQLNAGAGTLSGGLQTLNSKIPSLANGLNTLNTQSDTLVASISKAASGSQQLSEGSATIAKGSGNLATALSSGAQKVPSYTESQAKTISGKASQPVTVSSTRNHEVGNTGTGMLPYFLGLALWLGALSTFMMRPSLRAKLMRKHRSALVVTLGSYLPYAVLGMVQAIAAVSVVHWGIGVDIANLGGLFLFTMFVSCCYMAVSQACIVLLGDPGKFVLILLMVTQLTSGGGTYPVETTPGFFRAVSPYLPMTYVIKGVRSQIAGGSVFVGPAIAPLLIWGLGALLVTFISASILMKQVRNSNSQEMPMSVIGGMSQRKVEESVLPADVESTAVLQPVAG, translated from the coding sequence ATGGCAGCATCGCAGGCAGCGGATGCAACAACGGCAAAGACTCGTCGGAAGAGTGCTTCTCGCCAGGCAATCGACATACTGGTAATTGCAACGCTGATTGTGCTGGCAATCCTTCCGCTCATCTATGCGGGACTATTGACGGATGCCAACATCGACCCATTCGGGAAGCTCAACAATGTCGATGCAGCCATCGTCAATCTGGACGAGGGCAAGACCGTCACCGCCAACGGTACCTCCACGACGACCAATCTCGGCAGGCAGGTGACCGAAAGCTTCACCGACAAGGGTTCCTCCACAACGAACTTCAACTGGCACGTCACCAGTGACGATGATGCCCGCGACGGTCTGAAGCACGGCAGGTATGAGGTGACCATGGTCATTCCCAAAGACTTCACCGCCGATGCCCTGTCGAGTGCGACCAGCACACCGGACAAGGCGGATGCGGTCAAGCAGGGGAACATCGCCATCACCACCGACGATTCGGTGAACTACCTCTCAGGGACGATTGCCAAAAGCGTCGGTTCCGCGCTGGAGCGTTCGTTGTCGGGGAAAGTGTCCTCGGCATATCTTGACAAGGTGTACATGACCATCTCCGGCATGCATGATTCGCTGACCACAGCCTCCGATGGCGCTACGGCACTCGCGCAGGGAACCCAGAAGAGCGCGCAGGGCGCGAATACGCTCAGCTCGGGACTGAACACGATGTCGGAGAAGACCGCAGCGCTTCCCTCGGCGACGAAGAAGCTCGCCGATGGGGCCGCTGCCGTCAATACGGGAGTGGGCACACTCGCCAATGGCTCGCAGACCCTGGCAAACGGGACTCAGACGCTCGCCAATGCCGTATCCGCGATGCCGACGGCCACACAAGGGCTCGCCAACGGCATCAGCAGCGTCGCCAATGCCGTGCACCCCCTGTCAAGCGGCGCAGGCAGCCTGTCGGATGCGACTTCGAAGCTCGCCGACGGGGCAAGCAAGTCAGCCGACGGAGCGAATACGCTCGTCAGCGGCGCCGAGAGTCTGCACGACGCCACAGGGAAGCTGGCCTCCGGCACATCCAGCGCACTCGACGGCGCAAGCGCACTCGCATCGGGTGCGACGAAACTGAGCAGCAGTGCCCTGCAGCTGCAGCAGCTGCAGGCGGCGGAAACGCAAAAAATCCAGGAACTCCTGAACTCGTACAGCGGCATGGATGATGTCCAGCGTCTCGAAGCCCTGCAGACCATCAGCGGCATGTCTCAGCAGCTCACCACCGGAACGGCCGCACTGTCAGGCACATCCGATCAGTCTGGATTGCGTATGCTCGCGTCCTCGAGTGCGCAGCTGGTGGGCTCTCCTGCCACCTCCACCACACAGGCTAGTGGTCTGCATGCGTTGAACGATGGCGCAACATCCGTGGATGCCGGTGCCCAGCAGCTCAGCGCAGGGTCGAATGCGCTGTCGCAGGGACTGAAGACTCTGTCATCCGGCGCTCAGCAGAGCGATGCAGGGGCGAAGAAACTGAGCGCGGGCCTCTCCTCCTTGGATGAGAATATGCCGAAACTCGTCCAGGGAGGCACCCAACTGAACGCGGCCAGCACCTCGTTGGTCACCGCCACGTCTCAGCTGAACGCCGGCGCGGGGACGCTGAGCGGCGGATTGCAGACGCTCAACTCGAAGATTCCATCGCTGGCCAATGGGCTCAACACCCTGAATACGCAAAGTGACACCCTGGTGGCGTCCATATCGAAGGCGGCCAGCGGGTCCCAGCAGTTGAGCGAGGGGTCGGCGACGATCGCCAAGGGTAGCGGCAATCTGGCCACCGCCCTCTCAAGCGGCGCGCAGAAGGTGCCCTCATACACCGAGTCACAAGCGAAAACCATCAGCGGTAAGGCTTCGCAGCCGGTGACGGTGAGCAGCACCCGTAACCATGAGGTGGGCAATACCGGTACGGGCATGCTGCCGTACTTCCTCGGCCTTGCACTGTGGCTCGGTGCGCTGTCGACCTTTATGATGAGGCCGTCGCTGCGCGCGAAGCTCATGCGCAAGCACCGCTCCGCCCTCGTGGTGACACTCGGCTCCTATCTCCCCTACGCTGTGCTGGGCATGGTGCAGGCCATAGCCGCCGTCAGCGTCGTGCACTGGGGCATCGGAGTCGACATAGCCAATCTGGGCGGACTGTTCCTCTTCACCATGTTCGTCTCGTGCTGCTACATGGCGGTCAGCCAGGCATGCATCGTGCTGTTGGGCGATCCCGGGAAATTCGTGCTGATTCTGCTGATGGTCACGCAGCTGACCAGTGGCGGCGGCACCTATCCCGTGGAGACCACGCCAGGTTTCTTCCGAGCGGTCAGCCCCTACCTCCCGATGACATACGTCATCAAGGGCGTGCGCTCGCAGATAGCGGGTGGCAGCGTCTTCGTCGGCCCGGCTATCGCGCCGCTGCTGATCTGGGGCCTGGGTGCGCTGTTGGTCACCTTCATCTCGGCGAGTATCCTGATGAAGCAGGTGCGTAACAGCAATTCCCAGGAGATGCCGATGTCGGTGATCGGCGGAATGTCTCAGCGAAAGGTCGAGGAGTCCGTTTTGCCTGCGGATGTGGAAAGTACCGCCGTCTTGCAACCGGTGGCAGGATGA
- a CDS encoding TetR/AcrR family transcriptional regulator: MSTVTVRQGSSRSRQALLDATIKLIEEREVPDITVTDIAAVAGVTRPTFYQNFQDLPTAFAAAALHRIRPVFENPLLSMIPREERMSIVDSFLRQITLVLEHYRDFYLKIFQGPAALRVLDELVEGVAEHMERESPVMGALQEGPLPFHEASHAVAAGTLWIIRKWLEHPDGLSAEDAAKQLRMFNTMSICGGLGSQVQEQVSKPSER; the protein is encoded by the coding sequence ATGTCAACCGTTACTGTCAGGCAAGGTTCCAGCAGATCGCGCCAAGCCCTGCTGGACGCCACGATCAAACTTATCGAGGAGCGAGAGGTTCCTGATATCACGGTGACCGACATCGCCGCAGTGGCGGGGGTTACGCGTCCGACCTTCTACCAGAACTTCCAGGATCTGCCCACCGCGTTCGCCGCCGCGGCCTTGCACAGGATACGACCGGTGTTCGAGAATCCGCTGCTCTCGATGATTCCCAGGGAAGAACGGATGTCGATCGTCGATTCCTTTCTCAGGCAGATCACACTGGTGCTGGAGCATTATCGCGATTTCTATCTGAAGATATTTCAGGGGCCTGCAGCGCTTCGTGTTCTTGACGAGCTCGTCGAGGGCGTTGCCGAGCATATGGAACGTGAGTCGCCGGTGATGGGCGCCCTGCAGGAAGGGCCCCTGCCCTTTCACGAGGCCAGTCATGCCGTCGCTGCCGGAACGCTGTGGATTATTCGCAAATGGCTGGAGCATCCTGACGGGCTCAGCGCCGAAGATGCGGCCAAGCAGCTCAGAATGTTCAATACGATGAGCATCTGCGGCGGCTTGGGTTCGCAAGTGCAGGAACAGGTCTCCAAACCTTCCGAACGTTGA
- the mvk gene encoding mevalonate kinase, translated as MAESLHEQTPQRNQALGDHRAAYANDAHEMDRVYLSGYGETWAKTILIGEHSAVYGYPAIALPLQSLKMRAWVTPTGGGEHMLHALGYEGELRSSGKRFAGIRRAVKVAESFVGRSSLAFDIVTEADFPAERGLGSSAAAAGAVIRAVIDAYGRSATPDELFGLTNGAEIVTHGHPSGLDSVTTCASDPILLDHGAISTVDMDIPAYLVIADSGISGSTREAVGGVRRQYEHDFESTKALLDSMGVLGRQAVVDLAQGDIEGLGERMNQAQQMLDRLAVSHPVLDLLVQSALESGAAGAKLTGGGLGGCMIALSPSMVTAEAIRTNLYGQGAKKVWIHPMHSRPQSLVRDAPGYASARKQADENTR; from the coding sequence ATGGCAGAGTCCTTGCATGAACAGACACCTCAACGCAACCAAGCGCTCGGAGATCATCGTGCGGCCTATGCAAACGATGCCCACGAGATGGACAGGGTCTACCTCTCCGGTTACGGAGAAACGTGGGCGAAGACCATACTCATCGGTGAGCACAGTGCGGTCTATGGGTATCCGGCCATAGCGCTGCCCCTGCAGAGTCTGAAGATGCGAGCTTGGGTCACGCCTACCGGAGGCGGGGAGCATATGCTGCACGCTCTCGGGTATGAGGGCGAGCTCAGGTCGTCCGGCAAGCGCTTCGCCGGAATCCGACGTGCGGTCAAGGTCGCCGAATCCTTCGTCGGGCGCTCCAGCCTTGCTTTCGATATCGTGACCGAAGCCGACTTTCCTGCCGAGCGTGGTCTCGGATCGTCGGCGGCTGCCGCCGGGGCGGTCATCCGGGCGGTAATCGATGCCTATGGACGGTCGGCCACGCCGGATGAACTCTTCGGACTGACGAATGGTGCGGAAATCGTCACTCATGGTCATCCCTCAGGTCTTGATTCGGTGACCACATGCGCTAGTGACCCCATCCTGCTTGATCACGGTGCGATTTCGACGGTCGACATGGATATTCCCGCCTATCTGGTGATAGCGGATTCAGGCATTTCCGGCAGCACGCGCGAGGCCGTGGGCGGCGTAAGACGGCAATACGAGCACGACTTCGAGAGCACCAAAGCTCTTCTGGATTCGATGGGCGTCCTCGGAAGACAAGCGGTTGTCGATCTTGCGCAGGGTGATATCGAAGGCCTGGGAGAGCGCATGAACCAGGCCCAGCAGATGCTGGACAGGCTGGCCGTCAGTCACCCCGTGCTCGACCTTCTGGTGCAGAGCGCTCTGGAATCAGGTGCGGCCGGTGCCAAGCTGACCGGTGGCGGCCTGGGCGGCTGCATGATTGCGCTTTCCCCGAGTATGGTCACCGCCGAGGCGATACGAACGAATCTGTATGGGCAAGGTGCCAAGAAGGTCTGGATTCACCCGATGCACTCGCGCCCTCAATCACTTGTCCGCGATGCACCAGGCTATGCCTCTGCGCGCAAACAGGCTGATGAGAACACCCGATGA
- the mvaD gene encoding diphosphomevalonate decarboxylase, which translates to MTSSGDTFLPRVELTDDTPLLTNKAAAGGATATANANIALVKYWGKADEDLIIPRTSSLSLTLEGLETTSSVCFREDSTQDRLFIDDVERHGKALNRVSALLDLVREQAGVQAGAVVTSRNTVPYEAGLASSSSAFAALALAASHAAGLRLNDTELSRLARRGSGSASRSVFGGLAVWHAGHDDASSYAEAVDCPLDLAIVVVLISGKPKKISSREAMRRSVETSDLYDAWVRANPRDLERALKAVKAGDITALGEVAQGNFLGMHATMMTAKPPVMYWMPGSVEALQAVDELRQDGLPAWATMDAGPNVKVLTTAADARRVEDELRLRLPRCAIHTHLAGPGVRLL; encoded by the coding sequence ATGACGAGTTCGGGCGATACGTTTCTTCCTCGGGTGGAGCTCACGGATGACACTCCGCTTCTCACGAACAAGGCTGCGGCAGGCGGTGCCACGGCCACGGCGAACGCGAATATCGCACTGGTCAAATACTGGGGCAAGGCGGATGAAGACCTCATCATCCCTAGGACTTCAAGTCTGTCGTTGACGCTGGAGGGTTTGGAGACCACAAGCTCCGTATGCTTCCGGGAAGACTCCACGCAGGACCGTCTGTTCATCGACGACGTCGAGCGTCATGGAAAGGCCCTGAACCGTGTGAGCGCGCTGCTTGATCTCGTTAGAGAGCAGGCGGGCGTCCAAGCGGGCGCCGTAGTCACGTCGCGCAATACCGTTCCATACGAAGCTGGTCTGGCCAGTTCGTCCTCGGCTTTCGCCGCGCTCGCCTTGGCCGCCTCGCATGCCGCTGGTCTGCGGCTGAATGACACGGAACTTTCCCGTCTGGCCCGGAGGGGGTCGGGATCGGCATCCCGCTCTGTTTTCGGTGGTCTGGCGGTTTGGCATGCCGGGCACGACGATGCGTCCTCATATGCCGAAGCGGTCGATTGCCCGCTGGACCTGGCCATCGTTGTCGTGCTGATTTCCGGAAAGCCGAAGAAGATATCCAGCAGGGAAGCCATGCGGCGGAGCGTCGAGACCTCGGATCTGTATGATGCGTGGGTTCGTGCGAATCCCCGCGACCTTGAACGCGCGTTGAAGGCGGTCAAGGCAGGGGATATCACAGCCCTGGGCGAGGTCGCTCAAGGGAATTTCCTGGGCATGCACGCCACGATGATGACCGCGAAGCCGCCGGTGATGTACTGGATGCCCGGCAGTGTCGAGGCGCTGCAGGCGGTGGACGAGTTGAGACAGGACGGGCTTCCCGCCTGGGCTACGATGGATGCCGGACCCAATGTGAAGGTGCTGACGACCGCGGCTGACGCTAGGCGCGTAGAGGATGAGTTGCGCCTCAGGCTTCCGCGATGTGCAATCCATACGCACCTCGCAGGCCCGGGGGTACGGTTGCTGTAG